A genome region from Arachis duranensis cultivar V14167 chromosome 8, aradu.V14167.gnm2.J7QH, whole genome shotgun sequence includes the following:
- the LOC107460078 gene encoding mitogen-activated protein kinase homolog NTF3 has translation MATQVEPPNGIKVEGKHYYSMWQTLFEIDTKYVPIKPIGRGAYGIVCSSVNRETNEKVAIKKIQNAFENRIDALRTLRELKLLRHLHHENVIALRDIMMPTNRSSFKDVYLVYELMDTDLHQIIKSSQALSNDHCQYFLFQLLRGLKYLHSANILHRDLKPGNLLINANCDLKICDFGLARTNSSKDQFMTEYVVTRWYRAPELLLCCDNYGTSIDVWSVGCIFAELLGRKPIFPGSECLNQLKLIVNILGSQREEDIEFIDNPKAKRFIKSLPYSPATPFSRLYPQAPPLAIDLLAKMLVFDPTKRISVTEALQHPYMAPLYDPNSDAPAIIPIDLDIDEDLGEEMIREMIWREMLHYHAESAMGNAPLCS, from the exons ATGGCGACTCAGGTTGAGCCTCCAAATGGGATCAAGGTTGAAGGGAAGCATTATTATTCCATGTGGCAAACCCTTTTCGAGATTGACACAAAATATGTCCCCATCAAGCCTATTGGTCGAGGAGCATACGGAATTGTTTGCTCTTCTGTGAATAGAGAGACCAATGAGAAAGTTGCAATCAAAAAGATACAGAACGCCTTCGAAAATCGCATTGATGCGCTGAGAACTCTGCGTGAACTGAAACTTCTTCGGCACCTTCACCACGAAAATGTAATTGCTTTAAGAGACATCATGATGCCTACTAACAGGAGTAGTTTTAAGGATGTCTATCTGGTGTATGAACTCATGGACACAGATCTACATCAGATTATTAAGTCCTCTCAAGCGTTATCTAACGATCACTGTCAATATTTCCTCTTTCAG TTGCTTCGGGGCTTAAAATATCTTCACTCGGCCAACATTCTTCATCGTGACCTGAAACCCGGGAATCTTCTGATCAATGCAAATTGTGATCTAAAAATATGTGATTTTGGTTTAGCACGCACCAACAGCAGCAAGGACCAGTTTATGACTGAGTATGTTGTCACCCGATGGTATAGAGCTCCAGAGCTCCTACTCTGCTGCGACAACTATGGGACGTCTATTGATGTTTGGTCTGTGGGGTGCATCTTTGCAGAGCTTCTTGGACGGAAGCCTATTTTCCCAGGTTCGGAATGTCTCAACCAGCTAAAACTGATTGTCAACATCCTTGGCAGTCAAAGGGAGGAAGACATCGAATTCATCGATAATCCAAAGGCAAAGAGGTTCATCAAATCTCTTCCATATTCTCCGGCAACCCCCTTTTCCCGACTCTACCCACAAGCCCCCCCATTGGCAATCGATCTGCTGGCCAAGATGCTTGTTTTTGATCCAACTAAGAGAATCAGCGTCACGGAAGCGCTGCAACACCCTTACATGGCCCCTTTGTATGATCCTAATTCTGATGCCCCTGCCATCATTCCGATTGATCTTGACATCGATGAGGATCTTGGAGAGGAGATGATTAGGGAGATGATATGGAGGGAAATGCTTCATTATCATGCTGAATCTGCTATGGGAAATGCACCCTTGTGCTCATAA